In the genome of Megalops cyprinoides isolate fMegCyp1 chromosome 7, fMegCyp1.pri, whole genome shotgun sequence, one region contains:
- the rbm15 gene encoding RNA-binding protein 15, translating to MKGKERSPVKKRSRALDEIRDRGGNHPTSKKMGAVSVSGGNNNGNSSIKSEGGSARRSLLGEKRESRDFDGHASSRTGSNHSYTSPAASSSSKNHNPSLALDPAAARTNPRAEPRPPLANNESEYKTLKISELGSQLSDEDIEDGLFHEFKKFGDVSVKISRINDERVAFVNFRRPEDARAAKHARGRLVLYERPLKIEAVYINRRRSRSPIEKDPYVAVPGHRHLHTQRPLSPTGLGYRDYRLQQLALGRLPPPPPPPLPRDLEREREYAFYAEARARPAYIAERAAFREEEFISPEDDQRANRTLFLGNLDITVTESDLRRAFDRFGVITEVDIKRPSRGQSSTYGFLKFENLDMAHRAKLSMSGKVVGRNPIKIGYGKATPTTRLWVGGLGPWVPLAALAREFDRFGTIRTIDYRKGDTWAYIQYESLDAAQAACTHMRGFPLGGPERRLRVDFADTEHRYQQQFLQPLPLPHYDIVAESFLHRTAPEALRVRERSPPPLHFRERELYPGAEWPTPAVRERVRAAFEPLDHLERERRPREAWSLERELQSRDPARKRRLLEDSRHLERSPDSSERSARRRHCPSLERSPGGSSRDGGRFSDSERPLRVDRPSPARERHASLDRGPVEKRVKALGQAESAAAGGGGGAVVGTERKRKAGEAGKGPTKKERLDSLTSSKGGQPAKQDAAGQKLSLAWQGMLLLKNSSFPSNMHLLEGDLGVATSLLLDGSTGGQVAQLKITQRLRLDQPKLDEVTRRIKVAGPSGYSVLLAVPGSSDEGSASDSASSTQRPLRNLVSYLKQKQAAGVISLPVGGSRDKEHTGVLHAFPPCHFSQQFLDSSAKALAKTEEDYLVMIIVRGAS from the coding sequence atgaaagGCAAGGAACGGTCGCCGGTGAAAAAGCGCTCACGGGCCTTGGATGAGATCCGAGACAGGGGAGGAAACCACCCGACGAGCAAGAAAATGGGGGCTGTTTCGGTTTCTGGTGGCAACAACAACGGCAACAGCTCGATTAAAAGCGAAGGAGGCTCGGCGAGGAGAAGTTTGCTCGGCGAGAAAAGGGAGAGCCGAGATTTCGACGGACACGCTTCCAGTCGGACGGGGAGCAACCACAGCTACACCAGTCCCGCTGCGAGCTCCAGCAGCAAGAATCACAACCCCAGCCTGGCCCTGGACCCCGCCGCCGCACGGACTAACCCCCGCGCCGAGCCGCGACCTCCGCTCGCCAACAACGAGAGTGAGTACAAGACGCTTAAGATAAGCGAACTGGGCTCGCAGCTGAGCGACGAGGACATAGAAGACGGACTGTTCCACGAGTTTAAGAAATTCGGTGACGTGAGCGTGAAAATAAGCCGAATTAATGACGAAAGGGTGGCATTTGTGAACTTTAGGAGGCCGGAGGATGCCAGGGCGGCTAAACACGCCCGCGGGAGGCTAGTGCTTTACGAAAGGCCGTTAAAAATCGAGGCTGTGTACATTAATAGACGGAGGAGTCGGTCGCCTATTGAGAAAGACCCGTATGTAGCAGTGCCCGGGCACAGACATTTGCACACCCAGCGGCCGTTGTCACCCACGGGTCTGGGGTACAGAGATTACAGGCTGCAGCAGTTGGCCCTGGGTCGcctcccccctccgccaccTCCACCCCTGCCCAGAGACctggagagggagcgggagtaTGCTTTCTACGCTGAGGCCAGGGCACGCCCTGCTTACATCGCGGAGCGGGCCGCTTTCCGTGAAGAGGAGTTCATCTCCCCAGAGGACGATCAAAGAGCCAACCGGACGTTGTTTTTGGGCAACCTGGACATCACGGTCACCGAGAGTGACCTGAGGCGGGCGTTTGACAGGTTTGGCGTGATCACCGAGGTGGACATCAAGCGGCCGAGCaggggacagagcagcaccTACGGGTTCCTCAAGTTTGAGAACTTGGACATGGCGCACCGTGCCAAGCTCAGCATGTCGGGCAAAGTGGTGGGCCGCAACCCCATCAAGATCGGCTATGGCAAGGCCACGCCCACCACACGCCTGTGGGTGGGGGGTCTGGGCCCCTGGGTTCCCCTGGCAGCGTTAGCACGGGAGTTTGACCGCTTTGGCACCATAAGGACTATCGACTACAGGAAGGGGGACACGTGGGCCTACATCCAGTATGAGAGCCTGGATGCCGCCCAGGCCGCCTGCACCCACATGCGTGGCTTTCCCCTGGGGGGCCCCGAGCGGCGGCTCAGGGTGGACTTCGCCGACACGGAGCACCGCTACCAGCAGCAGTTCCTGCAGCCGCTGCCCCTGCCGCACTACGACATCGTGGCGGAGTCCTTCCTGCACCGCACCGCGCCCGAGGCCCTGAGGGTGCGGGAGAGGAGTCCGCCGCCTCTGCACTTCcgggagagagagctgtaccCCGGCGCCGAGTGGCCCACTCCGGCGGTGCGCGAGCGGGTGCGGGCGGCATTCGAGCCCCTGGACCACCTGGAACGGGAGCGCCGGCCCAGGGAGGCGTGGTCTCTGGAGCGGGAGCTGCAGAGCCGGGACCCCGCCCGCAAGCGGCGCCTCCTGGAGGACAGCCGGCACCTGGAGCGCTCGCCTGACAGCAGCGAGCGCTCCGCCCGCCGGCGCCACTGCCCCTCGCTGGAGCGCAGCCCAGGGGGCAGCAGCCGGGACGGGGGCCGCTTCAGCGATTCGGAGCGCCCCCTGCGGGTGGACAGGCCCTCCCCGGCCCGCGAGCGCCACGCCAGCCTGGACCGCGGGCCTGTTGAGAAGCGCGTCAAGGCCCTCGGCCAGGCGGAGTCAGCAGCGGCgggcggagggggcggggccgtgGTGGGGACGGAGCGCAAGCGCAAGGCTGGCGAGGCCGGGAAGGGCCCAACCAAGAAGGAGCGGCTGGactccctcacctcctccaagGGCGGCCAGCCAGCCAAGCAGGACGCGGCGGGGCAGAAACTGAGCCTGGCCTGGCAGGgcatgctgctgctgaagaACAGCAGCTTCCCCTCCAACATGCACCTGCTGGAGGGGGACCTGGGGGTGGCCACCAGCCTGCTCCTCGACGGCTCCACAGGGGGCCAGGTGGCCCAGCTGAAGATCACCCAGCGCCTCCGTCTGGACCAGCCCAAGCTGGACGAGGTGACACGGCGCATCAAGGTGGCGGGTCCGTCCGGATACTCCGTCCTCCTGGCCGTCCCCGGCAGCTCGGACGAGGGCTCGGCGTCGGACTCGGCGTCCTCCACCCAGCGGCCGCTGCGCAACCTGGTGTCCTACCTGAAGCAGAAGCAGGCGGCCGGGGTCATCAGCCTGCCCGTGGGGGGCAGCCGAGACAAGGAGCACACAGGAGTCCTGCACGCTTTCCCCCCCTGCCATTTCTCTCAGCAGTTCTTGGATTCGTCTGCGAAAGCACTGGCCAAAACAGAAGAGGACTACCTAGTGATGATCATTGTGCGGGGAGCATCATAA